DNA from Evansella sp. LMS18:
TACCTGGACAAATTCTGTTTGTTTTACTTAAATTTGTCCTGCAATGACATTTTGCTGGACAAATCTCACTCCCAGACGGCGAATTTGTCCAGATTAATCGCTTTGCTGGACAAATCTCAGCAACCACCCAAAGATTTGTCCAGATTCAGCACCGAAATTTCTATTACTAATAACCAGAGCCAAATTTTAAACAAAAAAGCCCTGCTCTGAATAAAGGGACCATGGATTGGCGGTACCACCCTTATTTACAAAGCAAGGCTTTATACTCTCTATTTGATAACGGATTGACTCATCCGCTGTGCTATAATGCACAGAACTCAGAGGCAGGTTCGAACAGCTGTTACAGAAACCTCTCACCAAATGGTCCCCTCTCTGAAGAAACATCGACTGCTTTACTAATCCTCATCAGCGTTTCAGTTATTTGAGGAAATTATACCGGGCGAGGAAGATAATGTCAACATTAATAAGGAGCAGGCTCCATAGCCTGCTCCTTATTTTTTTACTGAGTTATAAACATTTGCGTCCAGTGGTGGCCATTTTCGTCATACCCTACCCCAATATGAGTAAAGTTCCCGTTAAGTATGTTCCCACGGTGACCCTCACTGTTCATCCACGATTCCACCACCTGCTCCGGCGTCTGCTGCCCCTGAGCGATATTTTCCGCTGCCGCATTAAATTCCACATCATGGTCGCGGATCATATCGAATGGCGACCCATATGTTGGACTTGTATGGGAAAAATAATTGTTTTCCTGCATGTCATTGGATTTCGTCCTTGCCACATTGCTTAACTGCCCGTGTGCCTCAAGCTCTGACAATCCATTGTTGCGGCGCTGTTCATTTGTTAATTCAATCACACGCTGTTCCGCCTGGCTTATTCCGCCGCTTGGCTGTTCCTGCTGTTGCTCCTGCTGTTCCTGTTGTCGTTCCTGTTGATCCTGATCGGTCACAGGTGCACCTTGCTGCTGATCCGGAGCAGCTCTATCCTGCTGTTGTCCCGGCTGCTGCTGTTCACCTGCATCTCCGCCGGCTCCTCCTTCGCCTCCCTGGCCTCCGCCGATTCCCTGTCGGATACGGTTCATAAGACCTTGGCGTTGTTCAGCATTAGCTCCGCCTTGCTCTCCACCTCCATAACGCTTGCCATCATCACCCTTGACTACCTGGAAGTCAAATTTAGCTTCCTGGATTTGCACAGCTTTCGTATGTGGATACTTACTGCTTGGTGTGTCGGTACTTTCAGCAGAAATGTTGTTAGTGTAGTGGCGGAGATGATTGTCATCACCCATCTCAAACCGGTTAATCTCACCCTCGTTAGGATACTGGTTGTTGTTATAGGTATAACCATAATGTCTTGCATTTTCCTCATCAGTTGCTGTATTACAAGCGGCTGCAAGGAATAATAATACAAAACATATATATAACATAAAACCTTTTTTATTCAATACATTCACTTCCCTTCTTAGCTTAGATTTTCTTTTCAACTTTATTTTTTCTAATTTTTCCTTATGTATAGGTGGGAAAATAGAGTAAATCTGGGTAAGCCTGAAAAAGAAAAAGCCAGGCGTTTATATGCCCGGCATGTTACTAAATATTTTGTACACTATTTCTACACATCCCAACGATTTAAGCAGGCTTTAGGAACCAGGTTTCGCTACTCCTTATTTCGCCACTGAAATCACCAACATTTATGCTATTAACGGAACGAGGATCCCCAGCACTTCCCTGAAGCACCCTTTTTCTCCATTTAACGGAATGAGGACCCGTTTACGCTTGTTCCTTTTTTGAATAACGATTCTTTAACCTTGAATGTAAAAAGCAGGGACCAGCTTGCGTCCCTGCTAAAACTATAAAACCTTTAATTTATTTCACAACAGCTTCCGTTTTACTATTACGAATCGTTGCCTGTGCTGCTGCAAGCCTTGCGAGCGGTACACGGTATGGAGAACAGCTCACATAATCAAGCCCGGCATTAAAGCAGAATTCAATGGAAGTTTTCTCTCCGCCATGCTCCCCGCAAATTCCTGTTTTCAGCTCTGGCTTTGCTGTTCTTCCGAGTTTCACGCCAGTCTCAACTAACTTTCCTACACCATTCTGGTCAAGCACTGCGAATGGATTTTCAGGCAGGACTTTATTTTCAATATAGGCCTGTAGAAATTTCCCTTCTGCATCATCCCGGCTGTATCCAAAAGTTGTTTGTGTTAAGTCGTTTGTACCGAAAGAAAAGAAATCTGCTTCCAACGCAATTGCGTCAGCTGTGAGAGCAGCCCGGGGTACTTCA
Protein-coding regions in this window:
- a CDS encoding CAP domain-containing protein, which produces MLYICFVLLFLAAACNTATDEENARHYGYTYNNNQYPNEGEINRFEMGDDNHLRHYTNNISAESTDTPSSKYPHTKAVQIQEAKFDFQVVKGDDGKRYGGGEQGGANAEQRQGLMNRIRQGIGGGQGGEGGAGGDAGEQQQPGQQQDRAAPDQQQGAPVTDQDQQERQQEQQEQQQEQPSGGISQAEQRVIELTNEQRRNNGLSELEAHGQLSNVARTKSNDMQENNYFSHTSPTYGSPFDMIRDHDVEFNAAAENIAQGQQTPEQVVESWMNSEGHRGNILNGNFTHIGVGYDENGHHWTQMFITQ